The Brassica oleracea var. oleracea cultivar TO1000 chromosome C6, BOL, whole genome shotgun sequence genome includes a region encoding these proteins:
- the LOC106296966 gene encoding protein NRT1/ PTR FAMILY 4.4, whose product MDVHDLSEEAKRGLHMYEESSDDLVVDFRGRPCRQDKHGGTRAALFVLGLQAFEMMAIAAVGNNLITYVFNEMHLPLSKAANLVTNFIGTVFLLSLLGGFLSDSYLESFRTMLVFGVIEISGFILLSVQAHLPQLRPPECNMKNTTTHCLEANGYKAATLYAALCLVALGSGCLKPNIISHGADQFQRKDLRKLSSFFNAAYFAFSMGQLIALTLLVWVQTHSGMDIGFGVSAAVMAAGMISLAAGTNFYRNKPPRGSIFTPIAQVFVAAITKRKQICPSNPNTLHQPSTDLVGVKPLLHSNKFRFLDKACIKTQGKARESPWRLCTVEQVHQVKILLSVIPIFACTIIFNTILAQLQTFSVQQGSSMDTHITKTFQIPPASLQAIPYIILIFVVPLYETFFVPLARKLTGNDSGISPLQRIGTGLFLATFSMVAAALVEKKRRESFLEQNVTLSIFWIAPQFLIFGLSEMFTAVGLVEFFYKQSSQSMQSFLTAMTYCSYSFGFYLSSVLVSTVNKVTSSNGSWTREGWLGDNDLNKDRLDLFYWLLASLSFVNFFNYLFWSRWYSFCPSATHHRAEVNSLEDVEDGANKDSKMEKPRI is encoded by the exons ATGGATGTTCATGATTTATCCGAAGAAGCTAAAAGAGGACTACACATGTACGAGGAATCATCAGACGATCTTGTCGTTGATTTTCGAGGTCGACCATGCAGGCAAGACAAGCATGGTGGTACAAGAGCTGCTCTATTTGTTCTAG GCCTACAGGCCTTTGAGATGATGGCGATTGCAGCTGTTGGGAACAACTTGATCACATACGTTTTCAATGAGATGCATTTGCCTTTGTCCAAAGCCGCAAACCTGGTGACTAACTTCATAGGAACGGTGTTTCTCCTCTCGCTACTTGGTGGCTTCCTCTCTGATTCATACCTTGAAAGCTTTCGCACTATGCTCGTCTTCGGCGTCATAGAAATATCT GGGTTCATATTATTGTCAGTCCAAGCTCATCTTCCTCAGCTAAGACCACCAGAATGCAACATGAAGAACACCACAACACATTGCTTAGAGGCAAATGGTTACAAGGCAGCTACACTCTACGCAGCACTCTGTTTGGTGGCCTTAGGGAGCGGCTGTCTCAAACCAAACATCATCTCTCACGGTGCGGACCAGTTTCAAAGAAAGGATTTAAGGAAGCTATCGAGTTTCTTTAATGCGGCTTACTTCGCCTTCTCAATGGGCCAACTTATTGCACTCACACTCTTAGTTTGGGTGCAAACGCATTCCGGCATGGACATCGGTTTTGGTGTCTCGGCGGCTGTTATGGCTGCAGGGATGATCAGTCTTGCTGCTGGGACTAACTTTTATAGGAATAAACCGCCTCGTGGTAGCATCTTCACACCAATTGCTCAG GTCTTTGTAGCCGCGATCACTAAGCGAAAACAGATTTGCCCTTCAAACCCTAACACGCTTCATCAACCTTCCACAGATCTCGTTGGTGTCAAACCTCTCCTCCATAGTAATAAGTTCAG GTTTCTTGATAAGGCTTGCATCAAGACGCAAGGCAAAGCAAGGGAGAGTCCATGGAGACTCTGCACAGTCGAACAAGTCCATCAAGTCAAGATTCTTTTATCAGTTATACCCATTTTCGCGTGCACCATCATCTTCAACACCATCTTAGCTCAGCTCCAAACTTTCTCTGTACAGCAAGGTAGCTCCATGGACACACACATCACAAAAACATTCCAAATCCCACCAGCTTCACTTCAAGCCATCCCTTACATCATTCTCATCTTCGTTGTTCCTCTTTACGAAACGTTCTTCGTTCCACTCGCTAGAAAACTCACTGGAAATGATTCCGGAATCTCTCCTCTTCAGAGAATTGGTACTGGACTATTCTTAGCGACTTTCTCGATGGTTGCAGCCGCTTTAGTGGAAAAGAAGAGACGTGAATCGTTCTTAGAACAGAACGTAACACTCTCGATCTTCTGGATCGCACCACAGTTTCTTATATTCGGTTTATCAGAGATGTTTACAGCCGTTGGTTTGGTGGAGTTTTTTTACAAACAGTCTTCACAGAGTATGCAGTCTTTCCTCACGGCAATGACTTACTGTTCTTACTCTTTCGGGTTCTACCTTAGCTCTGTTCTTGTCTCGACCGTGAATAAAGTTACGTCTAGTAATGGATCCTGGACAAGAGAAGGTTGGCTAGGCGATAATGACTTGAACAAAGATAGATTAGATCTCTTTTATTGGCTCTTAGCTTCATTGAGTTTCGTCAACTTCTTTAACTATCTTTTCTGGTCAAGATGGTATTCGTTTTGTCCATCCGCGACGCATCATAGGGCCGAGGTTAATAGCTTGGAGGATGTAGAAGATGGAGCAAATAAGGATTCCAAGATGGAGAAGCCAAGAATTTGA
- the LOC106297519 gene encoding uncharacterized protein LOC106297519, translating into MEEGYKMRADWYLPGDLNSGVAAESRVTDWNDEIFGLYIAAECFDEELAGTGDLSEMAEGDDKKEDEFLAKLADAETPLYPRCADHSKLSAIVSLLRLKTQNGWSDKSFNDLLETLPEMLPAENVLHTSLYDVKKFLKSFDMGTRRFMHVSTTAFYSERDSRILRSVQSARLQDGRLICTPIEEVFRSEEMAKDLRWNFSNRSSDEMLCHPIDSVTWDQMNAKYPTFAAEERNLRLGLSTDGFNPFNMKNSIAGLFCPHQPGNSLDVYLEPLIDDLNSLWSSGELTYDALSRSTFTLKAMLLWTISDFPAYGNLAGCKVKGSDSEGLSSESEEEEEEEVQVDEYELSRWKKRSTFFKLPYWEDSLAARKDLEELGIRQDLHPRVQGKCTYLPPAPWSLSKAEKNIFCRRLFDFKGPDEYCSNISRGVSLDDVKSQRVLDREKLLVMEAEIVETLYLFERFFPPSFFDIMLHLTVHLGREARLGGPVHFRWMYSFERYMKVLKDFVRNPARPEGCIAESYLAEEFLRFCSEFLKKTTNVQEKIDRNMEYENNSILDGHPISTGPPVTLSEMEKKVDHHAIIQNMAIIEPYVPLDSTGHDETLKWIAYGPRCSARSYTRFIVNRHRFHTISVDRKSQNSGVYYEATTVCRSSAKDTSQVVDLVSYYRRVTDIILIDYNVFYVPLFQCQWAIKGNGVRIEDGFTLVNMNHSQATFASDPYILASQVRQVFYSGEDESSNWYIVMRGPSRRYSHEDTQEGTADSGPLPSNIDIDESENARSDCDGIYQKKRGRKSTKKQKKVDDEVEFVCTIPTHEAGQGDEHVEEQEKVDEHAEEQEQVEELVKEPEQDVSEADDHDVPEAEHDATAPEQHYAVEPEGEIELNEEPIVSSSRKRKRVPTMMRDLAKDPNSRVHVDFTFMGEAYGPGSVKLSSYLGPLVGEHVPATLESWKNLTEDAKTVLWKSVQSKFDVDEDYQRVSVLK; encoded by the exons ATGGAGGAGGGTTATAAGATGCGGGCTGATTGGTATCTACCTGGAGACTTGAACTCAGGGGTTGCAGCTGAAAGCAGAGTAACTGATTGGAATGATGAGATCTTTGGGTTATACATAGCTGCTGAGTGTTTTGATGAAGAGTTAGCTGGTACGGGGGATTTATCTGAGATGGCAGAGGGAGATGACAAGAAAGAAGATGAGTTCTTGGCGAAGCTAGCTGATGCTGAAACACCATTGTATCCGAGATGTGCAGACCATAGCAAGTTGTCTGCAATTGTTTCATTACTTAGATTGAAGACTCAGAATGGGTGGTCAGATAAGAGCTTCAACGACCTGCTAGAGACACTGCCAGAGATGTTACCTGCGGAAAATGTGCTGCACACATCACTGTATGATGTGAAGAAATTTTTGAAATCCTTTGACATGGGTACGAGAAGATTCATGCATGTGTCAACGACTGCATTCTATTCAGAAAGAGATTCAAGAATCTTGAGAAGTGTCCAAAGTGCAAGGCTTCAAGATGGAAGACTAATATGCACACCG ATTGAAGAGGTGTTCCGGTCTGAGGAAATGGCCAAGGATTTAAGGTGGAACTTTAGCAACAGAAGCAGTGATGAAATGCTTTGTCACCCTATTGATTCAGTGACCTGGGATCAGATGAATGCTAAATATCCTACATTTGCAGCTGAAGAAAGGAACCTCAGGCTTGGACTGTCAACAGATGGATTCAATCCATTCAACATGAAGAATTCGATTGCTGGCCTGTTTT GTCCACATCAGCCTGGTAATAGTTTAGATGTGTACTTAGAGCCCCTCATCGACGATCTAAACAGTTTGTGGAGCAGTGGAGAGTTAACCTATGATGCTCTAAGTAGATCAACTTTTACTCTTAAGGCGATGCTACTTTGGACGATCAGTGATTTCCCAGCTTATGGGAATCTTGCAGGCTGCAAAGTTAAAG GCTCTGACAGCGAGGGTTTATCGAGTGAATCAGAGGAAGAGGAAGAAGAAGAAGTACAAGTAGATGAGTATGAGTTATCTAGATGGAAGAAGAGGTCAACCTTCTTCAAACTACCTTACTGGGAG GATAGTCTTGCGGCTCGTAAAGACCTGGAAGAACTTGGCATTAGGCAGGATTTGCATCCTAGAGTACAGGGTAAATGTACATATCTTCCTCCAGCACCGTGGTCTTTGTCGAAGGCAGAGAAGAATATCTTTTGCAGGCGTCTATTTGACTTCAAAGGGCCAGATGAATATTGTTCTAACATATCAAGAGGTGTCTCATTGGATGATGTAAAGTCACAG AGAGTGCTTGACAGGGAGAAGCTTTTGGTTATGGAAGCCGAGATTGTTGAGACTCTGTACTTGTTTGAACGGTTTTTCCCTCCAAGTTTCTTTGATATCATGCTCCATTTGACTGTGCACCTAGGAAGAGAAGCCCGGCTTGGTGGACCAGTCCACTTTAGATGGATGTACTCATTTGAAAG GTACATGAAAGTCCTCAAAGACTTTGTGAGAAATCCTGCAAGACCAGAGGGTTGCATTGCTGAGTCGTATCTAGCTGAGGAATTTCTCCGGTTTTGTAGTGAATTCCTTAAGAAGACCACTAATGTCCAAGAGAAAATTGATAGAAACATGGAGTATGAGAACAATTCTATCTTAGATGGTCATCCAATATCCACTGGCCCTCCAGTTACCCTCAGTGAAATGGAGAAGAAAGTTGATCATCATGCTATCATCCAAAACATGGCTATCATCGAACCTTAT GTGCCTCTTGATTCTACAGGACATGATGAAACACTTAAGTGGATAGCTTATGGTCCACGTTGTTCTGCAAGGTCATATACAAGATTCATAGTTAATAGGCATAGGTTTCACACTATATCAGTTGATAGGAAGAGTCAGAACAGTGGGGTTTATTATGAGGCTACGACAGTTTGTAGATCTAGTGCCAAAGATACATCACAGGTGGTAGATTTGGTTTCCTACTACCGCAGAGTAACGGACATCATTTTGATAGATTATAATGTCTTCTACGTTCCTCTGTTCCAGTGTCAATGGGCCATAAAGGGTAATGGAGTGAGGATTGAAGATGGTTTTACACTTGTTAACATGAATCATAGTCAAGCCACCTTTGCAAGTGACCCGTACATACTAGCATCTCAAGTGAGGCAAGTCTTTTACTCTGGGGAGGATGAGTCTTCAAATTGGTATATAGTCATGAGAGGTCCTTCTAGAAGATACAGTCATGAAGATACTCAAGAGGGAACTGCAGACAGTGGACCATTGCCATCAAACATAGACATTGATGAATCTGAGAATGCCAGAAGTGATTGTGACGGCATCTAT CAAAAGAAACGCGGAAGGAAATCTACAAAGAAGCAAAAGAAAGTAGATGACGAGGTTGAGTTTGTGTGTACTATACCAACACATGAAGCAGGACAAGGTGATGAACATGTCGAGGAACAAGAGAAAGTTGACGAACATGCAGAGGAACAAGAGCAAGTTGAGGAACTTGTGAAGGAACCCGAGCAGGATGTTTCAGAAGCAGATGATCATGATGTGCCAGAAGCAGAGCATGATGCGACTGCACCAGAGCAGCATTATGCCGTTGAGCCTGAAGGTGAGATCGAACTAAATGAGGAACCTATAGTTTCAAGCTCCCGTAAGAGAAAGCGTGTACCAACAATGATGAGAGACCTAGCTAAAGATCCAAATAGCAGAGTTCATGTGGATTTCACTTTCATGGGAGAAGCATATGGTCCTGGTTCAGTCAAGCTGTCGTCATATTTAGGTCCATTGGTTGGGGAACACGTGCCTGCTACTCTAGAAAGTTGGAAAAATCTCACTGAAGATGCGAAGACAGTGCTCTGGAAATCAGTTCAG TCAAAGTTTGACGTTGATGAGGACTACCAAAGGGTTTCTGTTCTGAAGTAG